From Pseudomonas sp. B21-028, one genomic window encodes:
- a CDS encoding FTR1 family protein: MIAPLRFLAWLALPLLALCSNPLLANTVEGAPQALHLLDYIGADYPQTVEAGKVIDESEYREQLEFTQVLEGLIVALPAKPEKAELTQGISALRQAITQHQDGGDVARLARQLGAKLAVAYEVSQAPVITPDPTRGAPLYAQNCSVCHGDSGAGDGPAGVGLVPAPSNLRDGRRLDHLSLYAIYNTLGMGIEGTDMPAFADQLDERQRWDLATYIASFSADPAATKSEQTFNLADLARQTPAEVLAAQGPAAAATFRAQRAQPPQVQRGPAQLLDYTAATLDKSIAAYRAGDHDQAYDLSVAAYLEGFELVESSLDNVDATVRKDTEKALMAYRQSLQDGLPVEQAEQRLDAAKAKLKASAGLLGGDGLSWSLSYISGLLILLREGLEAILVLAAILAFLRNTGQESAVRSVNAGWGLALLAGLATWGLAAYVIDVSGSQRELLEGATALFASVMVLWLGVWMHDRRHAAAWQDYIKSSLVGGGGRFGFAVLAFFSVYRELFEVILFYETLWLQAGPAGHNAVLAGGATALVLLVGLAWVILRGSARLPLALFFSINAALLCALSVVFAGHGVKALQEAGIFGTRPVAFFDFDWLGIHADAYSLTAQVIAILAIVVLYGRSWVAEKRRVQVS; this comes from the coding sequence ATGATTGCCCCGCTTCGTTTTCTGGCCTGGCTTGCGCTGCCGTTGCTTGCCCTGTGCAGCAACCCATTGCTGGCCAACACCGTCGAAGGCGCTCCCCAGGCCTTGCACTTGCTGGATTACATCGGGGCGGATTACCCGCAAACCGTCGAAGCGGGCAAGGTCATCGACGAGTCCGAATATCGCGAGCAGCTGGAATTCACCCAGGTGCTGGAAGGGCTGATCGTTGCATTGCCGGCCAAGCCGGAAAAGGCAGAGCTCACGCAGGGCATCAGTGCCCTGCGCCAAGCGATCACCCAACATCAGGATGGCGGCGACGTCGCCCGCCTGGCACGTCAGCTGGGGGCGAAGCTGGCGGTGGCCTATGAAGTCAGCCAGGCGCCGGTCATTACCCCGGACCCGACCCGCGGTGCGCCGCTGTATGCCCAGAACTGCTCGGTGTGCCACGGTGACAGTGGCGCCGGCGACGGCCCTGCCGGTGTCGGCCTGGTACCGGCGCCCTCCAACCTGCGCGATGGGCGGCGTCTCGATCACCTGAGCCTCTACGCGATCTACAACACCCTTGGCATGGGCATCGAAGGGACCGACATGCCGGCCTTCGCCGATCAGCTCGATGAACGTCAACGCTGGGACCTGGCTACCTATATCGCCAGTTTCAGTGCCGACCCGGCGGCGACCAAGAGCGAACAGACCTTCAACCTCGCCGACCTGGCCCGACAGACCCCGGCTGAAGTGCTGGCGGCCCAAGGCCCCGCCGCGGCGGCAACGTTCCGCGCCCAGCGTGCCCAGCCGCCGCAGGTGCAGCGTGGCCCGGCGCAGTTGCTCGACTACACCGCCGCCACCCTGGATAAAAGCATCGCGGCCTATCGTGCCGGTGATCACGACCAGGCCTATGACTTGTCGGTCGCGGCCTACCTGGAAGGCTTCGAGCTAGTGGAAAGCTCGCTGGATAACGTCGATGCGACTGTGCGCAAGGACACTGAAAAGGCCCTGATGGCTTACCGCCAGTCCCTGCAGGACGGCTTGCCGGTGGAGCAGGCCGAACAGCGCCTGGATGCGGCCAAGGCCAAGTTGAAGGCGTCGGCAGGGCTGTTGGGTGGAGACGGCCTGAGTTGGTCGCTGAGCTACATCTCGGGTTTGCTGATTCTGTTGCGCGAAGGGCTGGAAGCGATCCTGGTGCTGGCGGCGATCCTCGCGTTCCTGCGCAACACCGGCCAGGAGTCGGCGGTTCGCAGCGTCAACGCGGGTTGGGGCCTGGCGTTGCTGGCCGGTCTGGCGACCTGGGGCCTGGCGGCGTACGTGATCGACGTCAGCGGTTCCCAGCGTGAATTGCTGGAAGGCGCAACGGCGTTGTTCGCCAGTGTGATGGTGCTGTGGTTGGGTGTGTGGATGCACGATCGCCGTCACGCGGCGGCCTGGCAGGATTACATCAAGAGCAGCCTGGTCGGTGGTGGCGGCCGTTTCGGCTTCGCCGTCCTGGCGTTCTTCTCGGTGTATCGCGAACTGTTCGAAGTGATCCTGTTCTACGAAACCCTGTGGCTGCAAGCCGGCCCCGCCGGGCATAACGCCGTGCTGGCCGGTGGCGCGACGGCGCTGGTGCTGCTGGTAGGACTGGCCTGGGTGATCCTGCGCGGGTCGGCGCGACTGCCATTGGCGCTGTTTTTCAGCATCAACGCCGCGTTGCTGTGCGCGCTGTCGGTGGTCTTCGCCGGACATGGCGTGAAGGCCCTGCAGGAAGCCGGGATCTTCGGCACCCGCCCGGTGGCGTTCTTCGACTTCGATTGGCTGGGTATTCACGCCGATGCCTATTCGCTGACCGCTCAAGTGATCGCGATCCTGGCAATTGTCGTGTTGTATGGCCGTAGTTGGGTGGCGGAGAAGCGTCGGGTGCAGGTTTCCTGA
- a CDS encoding COG3014 family protein gives MASRAVFSVALGAITLLSGCSVFRNYDSELAQTNQQLASGNVDAALTLLEKNNTSQDRDLLYYFEKGELLRAKGDLSGSQTAWTSADRQVGQWEDSVKLDTAKYVAQFGSFLVNDKVRRYEGYDYEKVMLTTQMALNLLAVNDFDGARTQIKKTHEREAVIADLRDKEYLKREEEAEQQGVKTEYKDLQGYPVASLDAPEVVGLKNSYQSAFSHYLAGFVYEALGEKDLAAPGYRKAAELRPNTPLLEQALLNLDKPAAKNDDSDILIVVQSGLAPSRDSIRIPLPLPISGNLVITPLSFPVIKPDTSTATFAQIGVDGRQMDLTQLNSITAMSRRALRDDMPGIILRTTVRAVTRGVAQKQINDTNPLAGLAVGLTSAVLEGADTRTWRTLPDYTQVVRLRLKKGEHQVTLPNAVGGSVVKVVVDQRYQVITLRAVGNQVFAGGLAAQVMPGVDPTAVVSLKQP, from the coding sequence ATGGCCTCCCGTGCCGTTTTTTCGGTCGCCCTCGGAGCGATCACCTTGCTGTCCGGCTGTTCGGTTTTTCGCAACTACGACAGTGAACTGGCCCAGACCAATCAGCAACTGGCGTCTGGCAACGTCGACGCCGCGTTGACCCTGCTGGAAAAAAACAACACCAGCCAGGACCGGGACCTGCTGTATTACTTTGAAAAAGGTGAGCTGCTGCGTGCCAAAGGCGATCTGTCCGGCAGCCAGACGGCCTGGACCAGCGCCGATCGGCAGGTTGGCCAGTGGGAAGATTCGGTCAAGCTCGACACCGCCAAGTACGTGGCGCAGTTCGGCAGTTTCCTGGTCAACGATAAGGTCCGGCGCTACGAGGGCTACGATTACGAAAAGGTCATGCTGACCACGCAGATGGCCCTGAATCTGCTGGCCGTGAACGATTTCGACGGCGCCCGGACCCAGATCAAGAAGACCCACGAACGCGAAGCGGTAATTGCCGATCTGCGGGACAAGGAATACCTCAAGCGCGAGGAAGAGGCCGAGCAGCAAGGGGTCAAGACCGAGTACAAAGACCTCCAGGGCTACCCCGTGGCCAGCCTCGACGCGCCGGAAGTGGTGGGCCTGAAAAACAGCTACCAGAGCGCGTTCAGCCATTACCTGGCCGGTTTCGTCTACGAAGCCCTGGGGGAAAAAGACCTGGCCGCTCCGGGCTATCGCAAGGCCGCCGAGCTGCGCCCCAACACCCCCTTGCTGGAGCAGGCACTGCTGAACCTGGACAAGCCTGCCGCCAAGAACGATGACAGCGATATCCTGATCGTGGTGCAAAGCGGCCTGGCGCCGTCCCGCGACTCGATCCGCATCCCTCTGCCATTGCCTATCAGTGGCAACCTCGTCATCACGCCACTGTCGTTCCCGGTGATCAAGCCTGACACCTCCACCGCGACCTTCGCCCAGATCGGTGTCGACGGTCGCCAGATGGACCTGACCCAGCTCAACAGCATCACCGCCATGTCCCGCCGCGCCCTTCGCGACGACATGCCCGGCATCATCTTGCGCACCACTGTGCGAGCCGTCACCCGTGGCGTGGCGCAAAAGCAGATCAACGATACCAATCCTCTGGCCGGCCTGGCCGTGGGCCTCACCTCGGCCGTGCTCGAAGGCGCCGATACCCGGACCTGGCGCACCCTGCCGGACTACACCCAAGTGGTGCGCCTGCGCCTGAAGAAGGGCGAGCACCAGGTCACCCTGCCCAACGCGGTAGGCGGCTCGGTGGTCAAGGTGGTCGTCGACCAGCGCTACCAGGTCATCACCCTGCGGGCCGTGGGCAATCAGGTCTTCGCCGGTGGCCTGGCCGCCCAGGTGATGCCAGGTGTCGACCCGACCGCCGTCGTCAGTCTCAAACAACCTTAA
- a CDS encoding YcfL family protein: protein MRLKLIAVGALALLAGCATPPPPEPGSAASKVVAMGKTKNIVVGAMRVARENGYMTVNVQLSNTSYNNKTMYYRFAWLGPEGFPIAEEETWKSLTLYGEQTSFLPAIAPTPKAVDFRLEINTP from the coding sequence ATGCGTTTAAAACTGATCGCCGTCGGCGCCCTGGCCTTGTTGGCCGGTTGCGCCACCCCGCCGCCCCCTGAGCCGGGCAGCGCCGCCAGCAAGGTCGTGGCGATGGGCAAGACGAAGAACATCGTGGTCGGCGCCATGCGCGTAGCCCGGGAAAATGGCTACATGACCGTCAACGTGCAGCTGAGCAACACCAGCTACAACAACAAGACCATGTACTACCGCTTTGCCTGGCTGGGGCCTGAAGGCTTTCCGATTGCCGAAGAGGAAACCTGGAAGAGCCTGACGCTGTACGGCGAACAGACCAGTTTCCTGCCGGCTATCGCGCCGACACCCAAGGCCGTGGACTTCCGGTTGGAAATCAATACGCCTTGA
- the lpoB gene encoding penicillin-binding protein activator LpoB, translating into MFTRIAFLTLAALLVSGCANNSPVLGNKNITYGDTKAVETVTNEFGSTDLQMIAESMTRSLAQSGILHGRPVVQVYDVKNKTSEYIDTREITTSIKTQLMKTGAARFASDNTAMDSQVDQLKLQNQSGLYKKSTVAKTGNMIAAKYRLEGSISSIVKRSSDYKDVFYKFSLQLIDVESGLAEWMDEKEIRKTTER; encoded by the coding sequence ATGTTCACACGCATTGCATTCCTCACCCTCGCCGCCCTGCTGGTCAGCGGCTGCGCCAACAACTCCCCGGTACTGGGCAACAAGAACATTACCTACGGCGACACCAAGGCCGTGGAAACCGTGACCAACGAGTTCGGCTCCACCGATCTGCAGATGATCGCCGAGTCCATGACCCGCTCCCTGGCCCAGTCCGGCATCCTGCACGGTCGTCCGGTGGTCCAGGTCTATGACGTGAAGAACAAGACCAGCGAGTACATCGATACCCGCGAGATCACCACCAGCATCAAGACCCAGCTGATGAAGACCGGCGCGGCGCGCTTCGCCAGCGACAACACCGCCATGGACAGCCAGGTCGACCAGCTCAAGCTGCAGAACCAGAGCGGCCTGTACAAGAAGAGCACCGTGGCCAAGACCGGCAACATGATCGCCGCCAAATACCGCCTCGAGGGCTCCATCAGCTCGATCGTCAAGCGCAGCAGCGACTACAAGGACGTCTTCTACAAATTCAGCCTGCAATTGATCGACGTCGAAAGCGGTCTGGCCGAGTGGATGGACGAAAAAGAAATCCGCAAGACCACGGAGCGCTAA
- a CDS encoding DUF2235 domain-containing protein has protein sequence MPGKLKNRSQALAVTPFFTNEGLLPRTPKDVTRNQVEQQRLLTEAANISRTACRAANVPYSGPPCMDVLHITLCFDGTNNHEPTDKRNHPPTTSNVARLYHASLGGDTGPGQSRANEAGFYAYYMQGVGTGFPEVGEFEPDAMGLVAARGGENRINWGLTRLIDALRRHCGEPHLEPAQAFAWVRQMSSGLGDALNTGQARRRAVLEEPLTALRETVERLHASHAIPRIKALRLYVYGFSRGAAQARTFTQWLRQLTEVEANGETCHLFAGVPISIGFLGLFDTVASVGMAYLAPFVSGHMGWADGSLRLPESQVFLERCVHMVAAHEQRGSFPLDSIRRKADPDDPDCPSTYRTDTFEYLYPGVHSDVGGGYPPGDQGKALGGNHELLSQLPLQHMFHEAYQVGAPLQAPADALSDEQKERWPWLVMDGGTYDAFDISPTLVHRFNIWLDAQDNGPLEQVMAREAGLITGWRISRYANFLFRTTPAWAHVQGKDMSEEERSAFAALHRRQREEDTALRAGKEPPAVPVDHESHLALKRAYEQRTSVGEIALNTAKTFEPSLDQRQLHGAMLDFRRDYVPEWNLNPFGSGLSQGRLINASVGGLVYLLNEQDEAEEYRDLRRAGTREVTRWFGEDLVPRDDEAWELARLFDEHVHDSRAWFMNAVLDEREVFSDYFRYRAIFFDDESNKRLSLLATAGQVIGVAVALAGVGLSVSRRDPRLLVGLLMPGLGIPVLRGKLGIVPTIEAFDSATGIVLPLVEGLDEVRAYTRQVGNVLKLAQALPSPTPLNEQTADSRGWQPLLDAIQSVRKPEGGWLGRLRQVRDDATKAPVPDPGGRGSGA, from the coding sequence ATGCCCGGCAAATTGAAAAACAGGTCACAGGCCCTGGCCGTCACGCCATTCTTTACGAACGAGGGCCTGTTGCCGCGAACGCCCAAGGACGTTACGCGCAATCAGGTCGAACAGCAGAGACTCCTGACTGAGGCTGCGAACATTTCCAGGACGGCTTGCAGGGCGGCGAACGTTCCCTATTCCGGCCCACCCTGCATGGATGTGTTGCACATCACGTTGTGTTTTGACGGCACCAATAACCACGAACCCACGGACAAGCGAAACCACCCGCCGACCACCAGCAACGTGGCGCGGCTGTATCACGCCAGCCTGGGTGGCGATACCGGTCCGGGGCAAAGCCGGGCCAACGAGGCAGGTTTCTATGCCTATTACATGCAGGGTGTCGGCACCGGGTTCCCGGAGGTCGGTGAGTTTGAACCCGACGCCATGGGGTTGGTGGCTGCTCGTGGTGGCGAAAACCGCATCAACTGGGGCCTGACGCGGCTGATCGATGCCTTGCGTCGACACTGTGGGGAGCCGCACCTGGAACCGGCGCAAGCCTTTGCCTGGGTCCGGCAGATGAGCAGTGGCTTAGGTGATGCGCTCAATACCGGACAAGCGCGTAGGCGCGCCGTACTGGAGGAGCCATTGACAGCTTTGCGCGAGACCGTCGAGCGTTTGCACGCCAGTCACGCGATCCCACGGATCAAGGCCCTGCGCCTGTATGTCTATGGATTCTCCCGTGGCGCCGCTCAGGCCCGGACGTTTACCCAGTGGTTGCGTCAACTGACCGAAGTCGAGGCGAACGGCGAAACCTGCCACCTGTTTGCCGGCGTGCCCATCAGCATCGGTTTCCTCGGTCTGTTCGACACGGTGGCGTCGGTGGGCATGGCGTACCTGGCGCCCTTTGTCAGCGGACACATGGGCTGGGCGGACGGTTCGTTGCGGTTGCCCGAGTCGCAGGTATTCCTGGAGCGCTGTGTGCATATGGTGGCAGCCCATGAGCAGCGTGGCAGTTTTCCCCTGGATTCGATCCGTCGAAAAGCCGACCCTGACGATCCCGATTGTCCCTCCACCTATCGTACGGACACATTTGAATACCTCTACCCGGGTGTGCATTCGGATGTCGGTGGGGGGTATCCGCCGGGAGACCAGGGCAAGGCGTTGGGAGGCAATCACGAACTGCTGTCCCAGTTGCCCTTGCAGCACATGTTCCATGAGGCCTATCAGGTCGGCGCGCCCTTGCAGGCACCGGCCGATGCCCTTAGCGATGAGCAGAAAGAGCGCTGGCCGTGGTTGGTCATGGACGGTGGGACATACGACGCGTTCGACATCTCCCCAACGCTGGTCCATCGTTTCAACATCTGGCTCGACGCCCAGGACAATGGGCCGCTCGAACAGGTGATGGCCCGGGAGGCCGGCTTGATCACCGGTTGGCGCATCAGCCGTTATGCCAATTTTCTCTTTCGCACGACCCCGGCCTGGGCCCATGTGCAGGGCAAGGACATGAGCGAAGAGGAGCGTTCGGCCTTCGCCGCGCTACACCGGCGACAACGGGAGGAAGACACGGCCCTGCGTGCCGGCAAGGAGCCTCCCGCCGTACCCGTTGATCATGAAAGCCACTTGGCCCTGAAGCGTGCTTATGAACAACGGACCAGTGTAGGCGAGATCGCGCTCAATACGGCGAAAACGTTCGAACCGAGCCTGGATCAGCGTCAACTGCACGGCGCCATGCTGGATTTTCGCCGCGACTACGTGCCTGAGTGGAACCTGAATCCCTTCGGTTCAGGCCTGAGTCAAGGTCGCCTCATCAATGCCTCGGTCGGCGGCCTGGTGTACCTGCTCAACGAGCAGGATGAGGCGGAGGAATACCGTGACCTGCGCCGGGCCGGCACTCGGGAAGTGACGCGCTGGTTCGGTGAGGACCTTGTGCCTCGGGATGATGAAGCGTGGGAGCTGGCGCGGTTGTTCGATGAGCATGTCCACGACTCTCGCGCCTGGTTCATGAACGCGGTGCTGGACGAGCGGGAAGTGTTCAGTGACTACTTTCGATATCGAGCGATTTTTTTCGATGACGAGTCCAATAAGCGCCTGTCGCTGTTGGCAACGGCCGGGCAGGTCATTGGCGTGGCCGTGGCGCTCGCCGGGGTTGGCTTGAGTGTCAGCCGCCGCGATCCGCGCCTGTTGGTGGGCCTGCTGATGCCGGGGCTCGGCATCCCGGTGCTCCGTGGCAAGCTTGGCATCGTTCCGACGATCGAGGCCTTTGATAGCGCCACCGGTATCGTCCTGCCGTTGGTCGAGGGGCTCGATGAGGTTCGTGCCTACACGCGGCAAGTCGGCAATGTCCTGAAGCTGGCACAGGCCTTACCGTCCCCAACACCGCTGAACGAGCAAACGGCGGATAGCCGCGGGTGGCAGCCATTGCTGGACGCGATTCAATCGGTGAGAAAGCCGGAGGGTGGCTGGTTGGGACGGCTCAGACAGGTGCGTGATGACGCTACAAAAGCCCCTGTCCCGGATCCGGGAGGCAGGGGCTCTGGTGCTTAG
- a CDS encoding DUF3304 domain-containing protein, producing MPAQTGLIGTPIEGYNHTSAAIHHFSVNRNGGPDIGPYGGGGKQNCCIGMPVQWRPGLKVLVEWEKDPAPHAYGRWPERRHTDEWRARMSAHRAGYSRHSVWAEVASYERLGVVDVHFLPCDQVAVSAGVMLPGKPGYPFGFPRRMEAPSPCPAN from the coding sequence ATGCCTGCGCAAACCGGCCTGATCGGTACGCCCATCGAAGGCTATAACCACACGTCGGCGGCCATCCATCACTTTAGTGTCAACCGCAACGGTGGGCCGGACATCGGGCCTTATGGCGGTGGCGGCAAGCAGAACTGTTGCATCGGGATGCCCGTCCAATGGCGTCCGGGGCTGAAGGTGTTGGTGGAGTGGGAGAAGGATCCGGCGCCCCACGCTTATGGCCGTTGGCCTGAGCGTCGACACACCGATGAATGGCGGGCGCGGATGAGCGCACATCGGGCCGGCTACAGCCGGCACAGCGTCTGGGCTGAGGTGGCGTCCTACGAGCGGCTCGGTGTGGTTGACGTGCACTTCCTGCCTTGCGATCAAGTGGCCGTGTCCGCGGGAGTGATGTTGCCAGGCAAGCCCGGTTACCCCTTCGGTTTCCCCCGCAGGATGGAGGCGCCGTCGCCATGCCCGGCAAATTGA
- a CDS encoding transposase, with amino-acid sequence MNERKVYTREFKLHAASMVLDDNCPVPDVCASLDIGPTALRRWVDQVRKESEGQPVKGTKAITEDQRQIQELKAKIKRMEMEAEILKKATALLMSDPDRFR; translated from the coding sequence ATGAACGAAAGAAAGGTCTACACCCGCGAATTCAAGCTGCATGCTGCCAGCATGGTGCTTGATGATAATTGCCCGGTTCCAGATGTCTGTGCTTCGCTGGATATCGGGCCCACCGCTCTACGACGCTGGGTTGATCAGGTTCGTAAGGAAAGCGAGGGCCAGCCAGTTAAAGGCACCAAGGCAATTACCGAAGATCAGCGCCAGATCCAGGAGTTAAAAGCCAAGATCAAGCGTATGGAGATGGAAGCTGAAATCTTAAAAAAGGCTACCGCTCTCTTGATGTCGGATCCCGATCGTTTTCGATGA
- a CDS encoding IS3 family transposase: MIAELRESFPTAIVCRVFDVKRSSFYEWLQRRAQPRIRREELKLKVVELHSESREAMGSRMISMGLKSQKIIAGRSLVRALMREANIVSKQRQPHPFRSKGVEAFVAPNRLKRNFKPTAIDQVWCGDVTSLMVGKRWVHLAIVIDLYARRVIGWAFSLVNDANLVSKALRMATAVRTCPSGLMFHSDQGCQYTSRKFQEELMRHGILQSMSHRGQCWDNAPTERFFGTLKSEWVPRGGYSLIEEARTDMVRFFMYYNRTRLHSYNNYLSPIAMEQKAA, encoded by the coding sequence ATGATTGCGGAATTAAGAGAGTCGTTCCCGACGGCCATTGTGTGTCGTGTTTTCGATGTGAAACGCAGCAGTTTTTATGAGTGGCTTCAGCGCAGAGCCCAACCGCGGATCAGACGCGAAGAGCTCAAGCTGAAAGTGGTTGAACTGCACAGCGAAAGCCGGGAGGCCATGGGTTCCAGGATGATCAGCATGGGCCTGAAGTCTCAGAAAATAATTGCTGGAAGGAGCCTTGTCAGAGCGCTGATGAGGGAGGCTAACATTGTCAGTAAACAACGCCAGCCCCACCCCTTCAGATCCAAAGGTGTAGAAGCATTTGTCGCGCCCAATCGACTTAAGCGCAACTTCAAACCGACTGCAATCGATCAGGTTTGGTGTGGCGACGTGACCAGCCTGATGGTGGGTAAACGCTGGGTTCATCTGGCCATCGTGATTGATTTGTATGCTCGCCGGGTCATTGGCTGGGCTTTTTCTCTGGTCAACGATGCCAACTTGGTCAGCAAAGCGTTACGCATGGCGACAGCGGTACGAACGTGTCCGTCGGGACTGATGTTTCACTCAGACCAGGGCTGCCAGTACACCAGTCGCAAGTTTCAAGAAGAACTGATGCGCCATGGCATTCTGCAAAGCATGAGCCATCGCGGGCAGTGTTGGGACAACGCTCCAACAGAGCGATTTTTCGGCACGCTGAAGTCCGAGTGGGTGCCTCGTGGCGGCTACAGCCTGATCGAGGAAGCCAGAACCGATATGGTGCGCTTCTTCATGTACTACAACCGCACGAGGCTCCACAGCTACAACAACTATCTGTCGCCAATAGCCATGGAGCAAAAAGCGGCATAA
- a CDS encoding DUF4123 domain-containing protein, with protein MSPTALQWLQHLYVQAKACGLAHMDLLINCALFDYPLLRRLNELTPSPRYRLLLQDSPERAFADQGPVLVRVLLFNTAQRRWLTDFIQSCYRHSRVLALFSRWSFDALGERLGRCTQAEWAQGHRSGVLRYYDTRLFRVLCELLDPDQLRMLHEGVIHWQWIDRDGKACRMAGFDVRQREAVRGAPVLRLSDEQVTGVGVLSDAQQWCARQEILPGTYGFDSFETFIYQAFRVHVDADRQHLMGVARE; from the coding sequence ATGTCTCCAACTGCCCTGCAATGGTTGCAACATCTGTACGTTCAGGCCAAGGCCTGCGGCCTCGCTCACATGGATCTGCTGATCAACTGCGCGCTATTCGATTATCCGCTGTTGCGACGTTTGAACGAGCTCACGCCGTCGCCGCGCTACCGGCTGCTGCTCCAGGACTCCCCCGAACGAGCCTTCGCTGACCAGGGGCCGGTGCTGGTGCGGGTTCTGCTTTTCAATACCGCGCAGCGGCGCTGGCTGACGGACTTCATCCAGAGCTGCTATCGCCATTCGCGGGTGCTGGCGCTGTTCAGTCGCTGGTCGTTCGACGCCCTTGGCGAACGCCTGGGACGGTGCACCCAGGCCGAATGGGCCCAGGGTCACAGAAGCGGCGTGCTGCGCTACTACGACACCCGCTTGTTCAGGGTCTTGTGCGAACTGCTCGATCCCGATCAGCTCAGGATGCTCCACGAAGGCGTCATCCATTGGCAGTGGATTGACCGCGACGGCAAGGCCTGTCGGATGGCGGGGTTCGATGTCCGGCAAAGGGAGGCGGTGCGGGGCGCGCCAGTGTTGCGGTTGAGCGACGAGCAAGTCACCGGAGTGGGCGTTCTCAGCGACGCGCAGCAATGGTGTGCCCGGCAGGAAATTCTTCCGGGCACTTACGGTTTTGATTCGTTCGAGACGTTCATCTACCAGGCTTTTCGCGTTCATGTCGATGCAGACCGCCAGCATCTGATGGGAGTGGCGCGGGAGTGA